One window from the genome of Streptomyces sp. NBC_00287 encodes:
- a CDS encoding enhanced serine sensitivity protein SseB C-terminal domain-containing protein, with amino-acid sequence MSASGIAAGQVEHMLRQVTPGRYDAYEALLRALATPNSGQIWMLLWHGQAGSPDAQYGNMEVDSYGYAPCVTSAQELSASGWNRSYEVVDGVDVARTLYPDHFGLWLNPHAPGGGVGIPWLDLRRIATGLDRQPAGPLRLSEPGIEIPHFYALLAQNAHRTPAVRALRRAWVQPALGAPYLAIGLDVYDTSPPAVDSVRAMMQQSIGAVPDGLPVSTVAMSDEYDPVAMWMRASARPFYDREAHAAQAPAAGYGYPPVHGGY; translated from the coding sequence CCAGGTCACGCCCGGGCGCTACGACGCCTACGAGGCGCTCCTGCGCGCGCTCGCGACCCCGAACTCCGGCCAGATCTGGATGCTGCTGTGGCACGGCCAAGCCGGCTCCCCGGACGCCCAGTACGGGAACATGGAGGTCGACAGCTACGGCTACGCCCCCTGCGTCACCTCCGCCCAGGAGCTGTCGGCCAGCGGCTGGAACCGCAGTTACGAAGTAGTCGACGGAGTCGACGTGGCCCGCACCCTGTACCCGGACCACTTCGGCCTCTGGCTCAACCCGCACGCCCCCGGCGGCGGCGTCGGCATCCCCTGGCTCGACCTGCGCCGCATCGCCACCGGCCTGGACCGCCAGCCCGCCGGTCCCCTCCGCCTGTCGGAACCCGGCATCGAGATCCCGCACTTCTATGCCCTGCTCGCCCAGAACGCCCACCGCACCCCGGCCGTCCGCGCCCTGCGCCGCGCCTGGGTGCAGCCGGCGCTCGGGGCGCCGTACCTCGCCATCGGTCTGGATGTGTACGACACCAGCCCGCCCGCCGTGGACTCGGTGCGCGCGATGATGCAGCAGTCCATCGGCGCGGTCCCGGACGGGCTGCCGGTGTCGACGGTGGCGATGTCCGACGAGTACGACCCGGTCGCGATGTGGATGCGGGCGAGCGCCCGTCCGTTCTACGACCGTGAGGCCCACGCCGCGCAGGCGCCGGCCGCCGGATACGGCTACCCACCGGTACACGGCGGCTACTGA